One Thiocapsa sp. genomic window carries:
- a CDS encoding glutathione S-transferase N-terminal domain-containing protein has protein sequence MTLFSDPTCPYCHRVRMVLSEKGIAVDVVDVDAHDLPAEVLDFNPYGTVPTLVDRDLRLYESRIIMEYLDERFPHPPLLPVDPVSRASARLFMYRIDRDWYTLMGRIRLGSPAEAEQARKELRESLAVTAPVFGAHTFFMNDEFSLVDCCIAPLLWRLPVLGIELPPQAEALRVYMRRIFACDAFRKSLTEAEKEMIADLS, from the coding sequence ATGACGTTATTTTCCGATCCCACCTGTCCCTATTGCCATCGTGTTCGGATGGTGCTCTCCGAGAAGGGTATCGCGGTCGACGTGGTCGACGTCGACGCACACGACTTGCCGGCGGAGGTGCTGGACTTCAACCCTTACGGGACCGTCCCGACGCTTGTCGATCGGGATCTGCGGCTCTACGAGTCGCGCATCATCATGGAGTATCTCGACGAACGTTTCCCTCATCCCCCGCTGCTGCCTGTCGATCCCGTTTCGCGTGCCAGTGCTCGGCTGTTCATGTATCGCATCGATCGGGATTGGTACACCCTGATGGGCCGTATTCGGCTCGGAAGTCCGGCGGAGGCGGAACAGGCACGCAAGGAACTGCGCGAGAGCCTGGCCGTCACCGCGCCGGTCTTCGGTGCTCATACCTTCTTCATGAACGACGAGTTTTCTCTGGTCGACTGCTGCATCGCGCCGCTCCTTTGGCGCCTGCCGGTCTTGGGTATCGAGCTGCCGCCCCAGGCCGAGGCGTTGCGGGTCTACATGCGACGCATCTTTGCCTGCGATGCCTTCCGTAAGAGCCTCACCGAGGCCGAGAAGGAGATGATCG